The Stenotrophomonas maltophilia genome includes a region encoding these proteins:
- a CDS encoding lauroyl acyltransferase: MNPQRKARLVYRATTLFARLPWPLLRAFARALAWAWIALNARESRVTRRNLELAYPELDGAARDRLHRDLLRSTALQAIETLRLWSQAPADNLRLHLKQRHGEALYDAALASGKGVIVAAPHFGNWELLNQWLASRGQIAIVYKPPEDEASDAFLQLVRGGQNVQQVRAEGPAVRQLFKVLKDGGATGILPDQQPKAGDGVFVPFFGVQALTMTLVNRLAERTGATVLYGWCERIGPDMEFALHIEPTDPAVADPDPLVAATALNAGIERIARRDPAQYQWTYKRYTLRPPGSSEEDPYATEEHPH; encoded by the coding sequence ATGAATCCGCAACGCAAAGCCCGGCTGGTCTACCGCGCCACCACCCTGTTCGCCCGCCTGCCCTGGCCGCTGCTGCGGGCATTCGCGCGCGCCCTGGCGTGGGCATGGATCGCCCTCAATGCCCGTGAGAGCCGCGTCACCCGGCGCAACCTGGAACTGGCCTACCCGGAACTGGATGGCGCCGCGCGCGACCGCCTGCACCGTGATCTGCTGCGCTCCACCGCGCTGCAGGCCATCGAAACCCTGCGGCTGTGGAGCCAGGCGCCGGCCGACAACCTGCGCCTGCACCTGAAGCAGCGCCATGGCGAGGCCCTGTACGACGCCGCCCTGGCCAGCGGCAAGGGCGTGATCGTGGCCGCGCCGCACTTCGGCAACTGGGAGCTGCTGAACCAGTGGCTGGCCTCGCGCGGGCAGATCGCCATCGTCTACAAGCCGCCGGAGGACGAGGCCAGCGATGCCTTCCTGCAGCTGGTGCGCGGCGGCCAGAACGTACAGCAGGTGCGCGCCGAAGGCCCGGCCGTGCGCCAGCTGTTCAAGGTGCTCAAGGACGGCGGCGCCACCGGCATCCTGCCCGACCAGCAACCCAAGGCCGGCGATGGCGTGTTCGTGCCGTTCTTCGGCGTGCAGGCGCTGACCATGACCCTGGTCAACCGGCTGGCCGAACGCACGGGTGCCACCGTGCTCTATGGCTGGTGCGAACGCATCGGGCCGGACATGGAGTTCGCGCTGCACATCGAGCCGACCGACCCGGCCGTGGCCGATCCGGACCCGCTGGTGGCGGCCACCGCCCTCAACGCCGGTATCGAACGCATCGCCCGCCGCGACCCGGCGCAGTACCAGTGGACCTACAAGCGCTATACGCTGCGGCCACCGGGCAGTAGCGAGGAAGACCCGTACGCAACTGAGGAACACCCCCACTGA
- the ribA gene encoding GTP cyclohydrolase II RibA — protein MSASPGPAMPAASSLFGDPAAIRCERAVAELRAGRPVLLHDGQGQRLAVIALDSATTSSFAAFAAAARERHYLFLTATRARVLGVEAPQGARLPLSGVAFEALPSLGYLREPGPMPESWSAGDAFDAGAVELARLGLLLPAMVAVRLDLDDHTFDGAAEVALCDLAEGAAHAAHDYELVARSPVPLRDVGMTTFAVFRGGVAQRDQVAIIVGEPDLSAVVPVRVHSSCLTGDLFGSLKCDCGDQLRRGLRKLKDLGGGVLLYLDQEGRGTGIAAKMRAYGYQHDGLDTIDADAQLGFGADERRYGSAVAMLRGLGISRVALLSNNPTKAQRLRNAGIEVLDCIPVTGEITAENENYLRTKADRAGHLLDVDALIQSAQ, from the coding sequence ATGTCCGCCTCCCCCGGTCCTGCCATGCCTGCTGCTTCTTCCCTGTTCGGCGATCCGGCCGCGATCCGCTGCGAACGCGCGGTGGCCGAACTGCGCGCCGGTCGCCCGGTGCTGCTCCACGATGGCCAGGGCCAGCGCCTGGCGGTGATCGCGCTGGACAGCGCCACGACCAGCAGCTTCGCCGCCTTCGCCGCTGCCGCCCGCGAGCGCCATTACCTGTTCCTGACCGCCACCCGCGCCCGCGTGCTCGGCGTGGAGGCACCACAGGGCGCGCGCCTGCCGCTGAGCGGCGTGGCCTTCGAGGCTCTGCCCTCGCTGGGCTACCTGCGCGAACCCGGGCCGATGCCCGAAAGCTGGAGCGCCGGCGACGCCTTCGATGCCGGCGCGGTGGAGCTTGCCCGCCTGGGTCTGCTGCTGCCGGCCATGGTGGCGGTGCGCCTGGACCTCGATGACCACACTTTCGACGGTGCGGCCGAGGTGGCCCTGTGCGACCTGGCCGAAGGCGCAGCACATGCGGCCCACGACTACGAACTGGTGGCGCGTTCGCCGGTTCCGCTGCGCGACGTCGGCATGACCACCTTTGCAGTCTTCCGCGGCGGCGTGGCGCAGCGCGACCAGGTCGCGATCATCGTCGGCGAGCCGGACCTGTCGGCAGTGGTGCCGGTACGCGTGCATTCTTCGTGCCTGACCGGCGATCTGTTCGGTTCACTCAAGTGCGACTGCGGCGACCAGCTGCGGCGTGGCCTGCGCAAGCTGAAGGACCTGGGCGGTGGCGTGCTGCTGTACCTGGACCAGGAAGGCCGCGGCACCGGTATCGCCGCCAAGATGCGCGCCTATGGCTACCAGCACGACGGCCTGGATACCATCGACGCCGATGCGCAGCTGGGCTTCGGTGCCGACGAGCGGCGCTACGGCAGCGCGGTGGCGATGCTGCGTGGCCTGGGCATTTCGCGCGTGGCGCTGCTCAGCAACAACCCGACCAAGGCACAGCGCCTGCGCAATGCTGGCATCGAAGTGCTGGACTGCATTCCGGTCACCGGCGAGATCACTGCCGAGAACGAGAACTACCTGCGCACCAAGGCCGACCGTGCCGGCCACCTGCTGGATGTCGATGCGCTGATCCAGTCTGCCCAGTAA
- the dtd gene encoding D-aminoacyl-tRNA deacylase: MLVLIQRVSQAAVHVDDEAVGQIGPGLLALVGMEPGDTEAQLRRMAERLLGYRVFADEAGKMNRSLRDTGGGLLLVSQFTLAADTRSGMRPSFTTAAPPEEAERGFNRFVEICRENHAPGVETGRFGAHMVVSLVNDGPVTFLLRP; this comes from the coding sequence ATGCTCGTCCTGATCCAGCGTGTCAGCCAGGCCGCCGTCCATGTCGACGATGAGGCCGTGGGGCAGATCGGCCCTGGCCTGTTGGCCCTGGTCGGCATGGAGCCGGGCGATACCGAGGCCCAGTTGCGGCGGATGGCCGAGCGCCTGCTGGGCTACCGGGTATTCGCCGACGAGGCCGGGAAGATGAACCGCTCGCTGCGCGATACGGGCGGCGGCCTGCTGCTGGTCAGCCAGTTCACCCTGGCCGCCGACACCCGTTCGGGCATGCGGCCGAGCTTCACCACGGCCGCGCCGCCGGAAGAGGCTGAACGCGGGTTCAACCGTTTTGTCGAGATCTGTCGTGAAAATCACGCGCCAGGGGTGGAAACGGGCCGATTTGGTGCCCATATGGTCGTCAGCCTGGTCAATGACGGTCCCGTGACCTTCCTTCTCCGGCCCTGA